One genomic window of Acidobacteriota bacterium includes the following:
- a CDS encoding copper chaperone PCu(A)C yields the protein MRLLTNLILPAALILGACGAPATGTETAATDGPVIEVRDAFIVQPPEGRDITGGGLHVSVTGGPVTLVRAATDIAGTVELHTMSMENDMMQMRKVESFPVSEDQPLVLERGGNHLMMFGVQPLQVGDQVDVVLTFTDESGAEQDIVTQAEVVPPAG from the coding sequence GTGCGCCTGCTGACCAACCTGATCCTGCCCGCCGCCCTGATCCTCGGCGCCTGCGGCGCGCCCGCCACCGGTACCGAAACGGCCGCCACCGACGGTCCGGTCATCGAAGTGCGCGACGCCTTCATCGTCCAGCCGCCCGAGGGCCGCGACATCACCGGCGGCGGCCTGCATGTCAGCGTCACCGGCGGCCCGGTCACGCTGGTCCGCGCCGCTACCGACATTGCCGGCACGGTCGAGCTGCACACGATGTCGATGGAGAACGACATGATGCAGATGCGCAAGGTCGAGAGCTTCCCGGTCTCCGAGGACCAGCCCCTCGTGCTGGAGCGCGGCGGCAATCACCTGATGATGTTTGGCGTCCAGCCTCTCCAGGTCGGCGACCAGGTCGACGTGGTTCTGACGTTCACAGACGAATCAGGCGCGGAACAGGATATCGTTACCCAGGCCGAGGTCGTTCCCCCGGCTGGTTAA
- a CDS encoding NifU family protein, with product MFIQTEATPNPDTVKFLPGLPVAGFHGPFDYPDAASARASLLARALFQVDGVERVFLGADFVSISKAAAKDWKHVKPMVLAAIMDHYMAGLPVVDENGLAASDDEPVYEGETAEIVAEIKELIETRVRPAVAQDGGDITFRSFDAATGVVHLNMRGACAGCPSSTMTLKSGIENMLRTYVPEVTAVEAVL from the coding sequence ATGTTCATCCAGACTGAAGCGACACCGAACCCCGATACCGTGAAATTCCTGCCCGGATTGCCGGTCGCCGGCTTTCATGGGCCGTTCGACTACCCTGACGCCGCCAGCGCCCGCGCCAGCCTTCTGGCCCGCGCCCTGTTCCAGGTCGACGGCGTGGAGCGCGTCTTCCTCGGCGCCGACTTCGTCTCGATCAGCAAGGCCGCCGCGAAAGACTGGAAACACGTGAAGCCGATGGTGCTGGCCGCCATCATGGACCATTACATGGCCGGCCTGCCCGTCGTTGACGAAAACGGCCTCGCCGCCAGCGATGATGAACCCGTCTACGAAGGCGAAACGGCCGAGATCGTTGCCGAGATCAAGGAACTGATCGAAACGCGCGTGCGCCCCGCCGTGGCGCAGGATGGCGGCGACATCACCTTCCGCAGCTTCGATGCCGCCACCGGCGTCGTCCATCTCAACATGCGCGGCGCCTGCGCCGGGTGCCCGTCCTCCACGATGACGCTGAAATCCGGCATCGAGAACATGCTGCGCACCTATGTGCCGGAAGTCACCGCCGTCGAGGCCGTGCTCTAG
- a CDS encoding malonic semialdehyde reductase yields the protein MAHPVNDHALDVIFRDARSQNGFVDKDVPEILVRAVYDLTKMGPTSANCSPARFVFVHSAAGKERLLPLMSAGNREKTAAAPWTVIIAHDLAFQEKIPKLFPHAPGAKDWFNSNRDETAFRNGTLQGAYLMIAARAIGLDCGPMSGFDMAGVNREFFENEEGEMKHWRANFICNIGYGDKTKIFDRSPRLEFDEACRIL from the coding sequence ATGGCCCATCCCGTCAACGACCATGCCCTCGATGTCATCTTCCGCGATGCGCGCAGCCAGAACGGCTTTGTCGACAAGGACGTTCCCGAAATTCTCGTTCGCGCGGTCTATGACCTCACCAAGATGGGCCCGACGAGCGCCAACTGTTCGCCCGCCCGTTTCGTCTTCGTCCACTCGGCCGCCGGCAAGGAACGCCTTCTGCCCCTGATGAGCGCCGGCAACCGCGAGAAGACCGCCGCCGCCCCGTGGACCGTGATCATCGCGCACGATCTCGCCTTCCAGGAAAAAATCCCGAAACTCTTCCCCCACGCGCCCGGCGCGAAGGACTGGTTCAACAGCAACCGCGACGAGACAGCCTTCCGGAACGGCACGCTGCAAGGCGCCTACCTGATGATCGCGGCGCGCGCCATCGGCCTTGATTGCGGCCCGATGAGCGGCTTCGACATGGCCGGTGTCAACCGCGAGTTCTTCGAGAACGAAGAAGGCGAGATGAAGCACTGGCGCGCCAACTTCATCTGCAACATCGGCTATGGCGACAAGACCAAGATCTTCGACCGCAGCCCGCGCCTCGAGTTTGACGAGGCCTGCCGCATCCTCTAA
- the tsaB gene encoding tRNA (adenosine(37)-N6)-threonylcarbamoyltransferase complex dimerization subunit type 1 TsaB: MEAALVQDGEILADRREAMPRGQERRLPGLVAELCAEAGVTLAQLTRIGVVAGPGSFTGLRIGVAYARGLALVTGAKAVGITSLEAAIPAGLEGAALGCLAAQRRPPDQTWWVQGISGGEGIADVIEVPLTELLPMLTGFHAPVFMDSHEALGDLADKLDLRPMQPSAVTAAIKASLFDPDKHPPAPVYARAPDAALPPPKA; this comes from the coding sequence ATGGAAGCCGCCCTCGTGCAGGACGGCGAGATCCTCGCTGACCGCCGCGAGGCCATGCCGCGCGGACAGGAGCGCCGCCTGCCGGGCCTCGTCGCGGAGCTATGCGCCGAAGCAGGCGTCACGCTCGCCCAGCTGACCCGCATCGGCGTCGTCGCCGGCCCCGGCAGCTTCACCGGCTTGCGCATCGGCGTGGCCTATGCGCGCGGCCTCGCCCTCGTCACCGGCGCCAAGGCTGTCGGCATCACCAGTCTCGAAGCGGCCATTCCGGCCGGTCTCGAAGGCGCCGCCCTCGGTTGCCTCGCCGCCCAGCGCCGCCCGCCGGACCAGACCTGGTGGGTGCAGGGCATCTCGGGCGGGGAGGGGATCGCCGACGTGATCGAAGTTCCGCTCACGGAGCTTCTCCCCATGCTCACCGGCTTCCACGCCCCCGTCTTCATGGACAGCCACGAAGCCCTTGGGGACCTCGCCGACAAACTCGACCTGCGCCCGATGCAGCCCAGCGCCGTCACCGCCGCAATCAAGGCCAGCCTCTTCGACCCGGACAAACACCCCCCAGCGCCGGTCTACGCCCGCGCGCCGGACGCGGCGCTGCCCCCTCCAAAAGCCTGA
- a CDS encoding Hsp70 family protein, whose protein sequence is MTQATSTLGLDFGTTNSVASLARPDGSAEAMTFSHGGESFSACRSVLCFWKDEEASGRAMMEIGPWAIDQFLELGGDCRFIQSFKTFAASPFFQSTTIHNKAWYFEDLLAAYLRRLSERAGARWPKQVVMGRPVQFAGAQPDEALARTRYETALKRLGFETVHHVYEPVAAAFFYAQRLTAPATILVADFGGGTSDFSIIRFDPRGGKLRAEALSHAGIGIAGDAFDQKIIEHVVAPLFGKDSTFRSGDKTLPVPVSFYTRFAQWNQLSIMRHTKDFADLVKLETVSNAPRLIRAFIDFLEADASYLLYRAVAQVKMQLSQGADGRFLLEAGRLNLDRTITRAEFDGWIGDDVRAIQSSVDEALARANLKEAGIDRVFLTGGTSYVPTLRESFEARFSDGKIETGDQFVSIAHGLALIAQQDDIDPWLARG, encoded by the coding sequence ATGACCCAGGCCACTTCCACGCTCGGCCTCGACTTCGGCACGACCAACAGTGTTGCCTCGCTGGCGCGGCCGGATGGCAGCGCCGAGGCGATGACCTTCAGCCATGGCGGCGAAAGTTTTTCGGCCTGCCGGTCGGTACTGTGCTTCTGGAAGGACGAAGAGGCGAGCGGGCGCGCGATGATGGAGATCGGCCCTTGGGCCATCGACCAGTTCCTCGAACTCGGCGGGGATTGCCGCTTCATCCAGTCGTTCAAGACCTTTGCAGCGAGCCCCTTCTTCCAGTCGACCACGATCCACAACAAGGCCTGGTATTTCGAAGACCTGCTGGCGGCCTATCTGCGGCGCCTGTCGGAACGAGCGGGCGCGCGTTGGCCCAAACAGGTCGTGATGGGGCGCCCCGTGCAGTTTGCGGGCGCGCAGCCGGACGAGGCGCTGGCGCGCACGCGCTACGAGACGGCGCTGAAGCGGCTCGGTTTCGAGACGGTCCATCACGTTTACGAGCCGGTGGCGGCGGCCTTCTTCTATGCGCAGCGCCTGACCGCGCCCGCGACCATCCTGGTGGCGGATTTCGGCGGTGGCACGAGCGACTTCTCGATCATCCGGTTTGACCCGCGCGGCGGCAAGCTGCGCGCCGAGGCGTTGTCGCATGCTGGCATCGGCATTGCGGGCGATGCGTTCGACCAGAAGATCATCGAGCATGTGGTGGCGCCGCTGTTCGGCAAAGACTCGACCTTCCGAAGCGGCGACAAGACGCTTCCCGTACCGGTGTCGTTCTACACGCGGTTTGCGCAATGGAACCAGTTGTCGATCATGCGGCACACGAAGGATTTTGCGGATCTGGTGAAACTTGAGACAGTGTCGAACGCGCCGCGGCTGATCCGCGCCTTCATCGACTTTCTGGAGGCGGACGCGAGCTACCTGCTCTACCGGGCGGTGGCGCAGGTGAAGATGCAGCTGTCGCAGGGCGCAGACGGGCGGTTCCTGTTGGAGGCAGGCAGGCTGAACCTCGACCGCACGATCACGCGCGCCGAGTTCGATGGCTGGATTGGGGATGATGTGCGCGCGATCCAGTCCTCCGTAGACGAAGCATTGGCGCGCGCGAACCTGAAAGAAGCCGGCATCGACCGCGTGTTCCTGACCGGGGGAACCTCCTATGTGCCGACGCTGCGCGAGAGTTTCGAGGCGCGGTTCAGCGACGGAAAAATCGAGACCGGAGACCAGTTTGTGTCGATTGCGCATGGTCTGGCGCTGATTGCGCAGCAGGATGACATTGATCCGTGGCTCGCGCGGGGATGA
- a CDS encoding GNAT family N-acetyltransferase, with translation MTLAPRALVESDAAAAAALHAQGFPDPWSAASIASQIIAPNGLALGIEDAGALIAFALFQSAAGDTELLTIATDPARRGAGHGRRLIEAALAPLTAAGNTRLLLEVAEDNAPARHLYARLAFTLDGRRKGYYAAGRAAPVDALLMSRFLSG, from the coding sequence ATGACCCTCGCCCCGCGCGCCCTTGTTGAAAGCGATGCCGCCGCCGCCGCGGCGCTGCATGCTCAGGGCTTTCCGGACCCCTGGAGCGCGGCTTCCATCGCTTCGCAGATCATCGCCCCGAATGGGCTCGCCCTCGGCATCGAGGACGCGGGCGCCCTGATCGCCTTCGCCCTGTTCCAGTCCGCCGCCGGCGACACCGAACTCCTCACCATTGCCACCGATCCCGCCCGGCGCGGCGCGGGCCATGGCCGCCGCCTCATCGAGGCCGCGCTCGCCCCGCTCACCGCCGCAGGCAATACGCGCCTCCTGCTCGAGGTCGCCGAAGACAACGCCCCCGCCCGCCACCTCTACGCCCGGCTCGCCTTCACCCTCGATGGCCGCCGCAAGGGCTATTACGCGGCTGGCCGCGCAGCCCCGGTCGATGCCCTGCTGATGTCGCGCTTCCTCTCCGGGTAG
- a CDS encoding dienelactone hydrolase family protein, with translation MADTEQKIEIPQEVFTLYDAYCHGDLSRRAFFSKLSTYAVGGLTVSMLAACVMPDYGRAQTAEGETDLIEETVTYKSPNGAGEMSGYLVRPAKAKGKLAGIVVVHENRGLNPHIRDVVRRAAKAGYVAFGPDALYPLGGYPGNDDDGRALQAQRKNPEMFADFMAAAEFLRDHPYTNGKIASTGFCFGGAITNLMAVHQPWLKASVPYYGGWPTAEEAAKAEVPLQIHLAGNDTRVNDGWPPYKAALDAAGKTYEVHMYEGVEHGFHNDTTPRYNPEGAALAWGRTLDFFAKHFA, from the coding sequence ATGGCCGACACCGAGCAGAAAATCGAAATCCCGCAGGAAGTCTTCACGCTCTACGACGCCTATTGCCACGGCGACCTGTCGCGCCGCGCCTTCTTCTCCAAGCTCTCGACCTACGCCGTCGGCGGCCTCACCGTCTCGATGCTCGCTGCCTGCGTGATGCCGGACTATGGCCGCGCCCAGACCGCCGAAGGCGAGACCGACCTCATCGAGGAAACCGTCACCTACAAGTCTCCGAACGGGGCAGGGGAGATGTCCGGCTATCTCGTCCGCCCCGCAAAGGCCAAGGGCAAGCTCGCGGGCATCGTCGTCGTCCACGAGAACCGCGGCCTCAATCCGCACATCCGCGATGTCGTGCGCCGCGCCGCCAAGGCCGGCTATGTCGCCTTCGGCCCGGACGCGCTCTATCCCCTCGGCGGCTATCCCGGCAATGATGATGACGGCCGCGCCCTGCAGGCCCAGCGCAAGAATCCCGAGATGTTCGCGGACTTCATGGCCGCCGCCGAATTCCTGCGAGATCATCCGTACACGAATGGCAAGATTGCCTCTACCGGCTTCTGCTTCGGCGGCGCCATCACCAACCTGATGGCCGTCCACCAGCCCTGGCTGAAGGCCTCCGTGCCTTACTATGGCGGCTGGCCCACAGCCGAAGAGGCCGCGAAGGCTGAAGTGCCCCTGCAAATCCACCTCGCGGGCAACGACACGCGGGTGAACGACGGCTGGCCGCCCTACAAGGCTGCGCTCGACGCCGCCGGCAAGACCTACGAGGTCCACATGTACGAGGGCGTCGAGCACGGCTTTCACAATGACACGACGCCCCGCTACAACCCCGAAGGCGCCGCTTTAGCGTGGGGCCGCACGCTCGATTTCTTCGCCAAGCATTTCGCCTGA
- a CDS encoding methylated-DNA--[protein]-cysteine S-methyltransferase, translating to MFESATTFDTPAGLCGLGWTAAGLTRVRPFAESPAKAVQPGAALVPESDAPAHIKATIAALRAFLGGEAVRFDDVGLDFAGISDFEAALYRALRDVPWGETVSYGDLARRIGADTGAARAVGMAMGRNPWPLIVPCHRVLTSDGKLGGFSAPGGPRTKTALLAREGVHLDGGQLALFE from the coding sequence ATGTTCGAGTCGGCCACCACCTTCGACACGCCCGCCGGACTCTGCGGCCTCGGCTGGACGGCGGCGGGCCTGACTCGCGTGCGCCCCTTCGCGGAAAGCCCCGCGAAGGCCGTGCAGCCCGGCGCCGCGCTTGTCCCCGAATCCGATGCGCCTGCCCACATCAAGGCGACCATCGCCGCCCTGCGCGCCTTCCTCGGAGGCGAGGCCGTCCGCTTCGACGACGTCGGCCTCGATTTTGCCGGGATCTCGGATTTCGAGGCCGCCCTTTACCGCGCCCTGCGCGACGTCCCCTGGGGCGAAACCGTCTCCTATGGCGACCTCGCCCGCCGCATTGGCGCGGACACCGGCGCCGCCCGCGCGGTCGGCATGGCGATGGGCCGCAATCCCTGGCCCCTCATCGTGCCCTGCCACCGCGTGCTCACCTCAGACGGCAAGCTCGGCGGCTTCTCCGCGCCAGGCGGGCCGCGCACCAAGACCGCGCTGCTCGCCCGCGAAGGCGTCCACCTCGATGGTGGCCAGCTGGCCCTCTTCGAATGA
- a CDS encoding YcaQ family DNA glycosylase codes for MTGAPLKIRNRDARRLWLDAQGLAATPTGPLDLAATIHKLGFVQLDSIRVVARAHDHILWSRNQNYREPMLVKLLKDQRAVFEHFTHDASVIPIEFYPNWRRQFRRMEARVKGWDWHAGYHGPEGRAEIRERIRAEGPLSSHAFDTKVIGKREMWRRPPHKLSLDYMWYAGELSTSHRENFTKFYDLTERVIPHPHLKAKEPPDAKQVDWLCREAIRRLAFGTEGDIQRFWAAADLEEVKAWTAAQKDLVPVEIESADGAWSRALAPADIEVRLDAAEAPTSRLRILSPFDPVIRDRARLKRLFGFDYRIEIFVPAEKRIWGYYVFPLLEGDRMIGRLCAKADRAAGTLTIDKLWLEPGIAWTGPREAKLEAELARFARLANVTDIVWIDGANMDIRGR; via the coding sequence ATGACGGGCGCACCGCTGAAAATCCGCAACCGCGATGCGCGGCGCCTCTGGCTTGATGCCCAGGGCCTCGCCGCCACGCCCACCGGCCCGCTCGATCTCGCCGCCACCATCCACAAGCTCGGTTTCGTGCAGCTCGACTCCATCCGCGTCGTCGCCCGCGCCCACGACCATATCCTCTGGAGCCGCAACCAGAACTACCGCGAGCCGATGCTCGTCAAACTCCTGAAAGACCAGCGCGCCGTCTTCGAACACTTCACGCACGACGCCTCGGTCATTCCGATCGAGTTCTATCCCAACTGGCGCCGCCAGTTCCGCCGCATGGAAGCGCGCGTGAAAGGCTGGGACTGGCACGCCGGCTATCACGGCCCTGAAGGCCGCGCCGAAATCCGCGAACGCATACGCGCCGAAGGCCCGCTCTCCTCGCACGCCTTCGACACCAAGGTCATCGGCAAGCGCGAGATGTGGCGCCGCCCGCCGCACAAGCTCTCGCTCGATTACATGTGGTATGCTGGCGAGCTCTCGACGTCCCACCGCGAGAACTTCACCAAGTTCTACGACCTCACCGAGCGCGTCATCCCGCACCCGCACCTGAAGGCGAAAGAGCCGCCGGATGCCAAACAGGTTGACTGGCTCTGCCGCGAAGCGATCCGCCGCCTCGCCTTTGGCACAGAGGGCGACATCCAGCGCTTCTGGGCTGCGGCCGACCTCGAAGAGGTGAAGGCCTGGACCGCCGCGCAGAAAGACCTCGTCCCCGTCGAGATCGAATCGGCCGACGGCGCCTGGTCGCGCGCGCTTGCCCCGGCCGATATCGAAGTCCGTCTCGACGCCGCCGAGGCGCCCACTTCACGCCTGCGCATCCTCAGCCCCTTCGATCCCGTCATCCGCGACCGCGCGCGCCTGAAGCGCCTGTTCGGCTTCGACTACCGCATCGAGATCTTCGTGCCCGCCGAAAAGCGCATCTGGGGCTATTACGTGTTCCCGCTGTTGGAAGGCGACCGGATGATCGGCCGCCTCTGCGCGAAAGCGGACCGCGCCGCAGGCACACTCACCATCGACAAACTCTGGCTGGAGCCCGGCATCGCCTGGACGGGCCCGCGCGAAGCAAAGCTCGAGGCCGAGCTTGCCCGGTTCGCCCGGTTGGCGAATGTCACCGATATCGTCTGGATAGACGGCGCCAATATGGACATTCGGGGAAGGTGA
- a CDS encoding transcriptional repressor yields the protein MDRLEKLCIEKGLRMTEPRRVIARVLSVADDHPDAEELHRRANSLDASISLATVYRTVKLFEDAGIIQAHDFRDGRARYEEVPEEHHDHLINVKTGDVVEFHSAEIEKLQEEIARKLGYRLVDHRLELYGIPLKDGE from the coding sequence ATGGACCGTTTGGAAAAGCTCTGCATCGAAAAAGGCCTCCGCATGACGGAGCCGCGCCGCGTCATCGCGCGCGTCCTCTCCGTCGCCGATGACCATCCCGACGCCGAAGAACTGCACCGCCGCGCCAACTCGCTGGACGCCTCCATCTCGCTCGCCACGGTCTATCGCACCGTGAAGCTCTTCGAGGATGCCGGCATCATCCAGGCGCATGATTTCCGCGATGGCCGCGCGCGCTACGAGGAAGTTCCGGAAGAACACCACGATCACCTGATCAACGTGAAGACCGGCGACGTCGTCGAGTTCCACTCGGCCGAGATCGAGAAGCTGCAGGAAGAAATCGCCCGCAAACTCGGCTACCGCCTCGTCGATCACCGGCTCGAGCTTTACGGCATTCCCCTCAAGGATGGCGAGTAG
- a CDS encoding PQQ-dependent sugar dehydrogenase has translation MRFTTRLPLIALIASVAACTEPVEPSVPIAVSETKVKLEPVVSAEQPWGMTFLADGGLLFTEKEGGLKYLAPGAAASAPVTGLPQALTADQAGYLGIALDPDFAASRLVYVSLSSGTPEANSTLVVRGRLSDDHTAIENVEELFRGDLRDTTYHYGSRLAFGNDGTLFVTIGEGFKYMELAQDPKTTHGKIIRINPDGSIPADNPFADGTAGNPAVWSYGHRNMQGMYYDTVSGTLWETEHGPKGGDELNIITKGANYGWPKITYGVNYDGTVITDKTEAEGMQQPETYWVPSIASSGLTMLTSDVYPGWKGDLFTGGMNGPGGLVLVRIDLEGGKVVGKEDLLKDEYSIRDVVQGPDGYLYIASKDFDGIFKVVPEE, from the coding sequence ATGAGATTCACGACCCGCCTGCCCCTGATTGCCCTGATCGCGTCGGTCGCGGCCTGCACCGAACCGGTGGAGCCTTCGGTGCCCATCGCCGTCAGCGAAACCAAGGTGAAGCTCGAGCCGGTGGTCAGCGCAGAGCAGCCCTGGGGCATGACTTTCCTCGCCGATGGCGGCCTGCTGTTCACCGAGAAGGAAGGCGGCCTGAAATACCTCGCGCCCGGCGCGGCGGCCTCTGCGCCGGTGACCGGCCTGCCGCAGGCACTGACGGCCGACCAGGCCGGCTATCTCGGCATCGCGCTCGACCCGGACTTTGCCGCCAGCCGGCTGGTCTATGTCTCGCTCTCGTCCGGCACGCCGGAAGCCAACTCCACGCTCGTGGTGCGCGGCCGCCTCAGTGATGACCATACGGCCATCGAGAATGTCGAGGAGCTGTTCCGCGGCGACCTGCGCGATACGACCTATCACTATGGCTCGCGCCTTGCCTTTGGGAATGACGGCACGTTGTTCGTGACCATTGGCGAAGGCTTCAAGTATATGGAGCTCGCGCAGGACCCGAAGACGACGCATGGCAAGATCATCCGGATCAATCCGGACGGCTCGATCCCGGCAGACAATCCGTTTGCGGACGGCACCGCCGGCAATCCGGCGGTCTGGTCCTATGGCCACCGCAACATGCAGGGCATGTATTATGACACGGTGTCCGGCACGCTGTGGGAAACCGAGCATGGCCCGAAGGGCGGCGATGAACTGAACATCATCACCAAGGGCGCAAACTATGGCTGGCCGAAGATCACCTATGGCGTGAACTATGACGGCACGGTGATCACCGACAAGACCGAAGCCGAAGGCATGCAGCAGCCAGAGACCTACTGGGTGCCGTCGATCGCCTCCTCGGGCCTGACGATGCTGACCAGCGATGTCTATCCGGGCTGGAAGGGCGACCTTTTTACCGGCGGCATGAACGGGCCGGGCGGACTCGTCCTTGTACGGATCGATCTGGAAGGCGGCAAGGTCGTCGGCAAGGAAGACCTGCTGAAGGACGAATATTCGATCCGCGACGTAGTGCAGGGTCCTGACGGTTATCTCTATATCGCAAGCAAGGATTTCGACGGCATCTTCAAAGTGGTGCCGGAGGAATAA